Within the Paracoccus everestensis genome, the region AATTCGCCCGCACAAACGGCCGAACAGTCTCCGAAGGCGGCTGTTCACCAGTCCTTGATCGCGTTCTCGCGCGGCAAGAAACCGATCCCTGACATTGACACCCCTACCATTTCGCTTTGCGCCGAAGTTTTCGACGCTTAATTGCCATTCCCGTTCTTGGGCTGACACAGGATAGACCATGCCGACGACATTCAATTGGATTTACCTTGGAATTCCGCGTAGTTCCCTGGGCACAGCTGTTATTGTCGATCCTTTGGAAACGATTTCAGGGGCCGAGAATGCGGCCGGCCTGCTGACCGCCCAAAATAACCTGGGTCCGCGGGTCTTCGGTTCGTTGGACACGCCGCTTTACGGCAACATCACGTCTGCCACGATGATCAATCGGTCCGGCGAAGCGAACGCGTTAGAAACGAACACCGCATTAGGCAGCCAGGTTGACCAGTTCTCGACCAACATCGGTGCCAGGGCAATCGCATATGGCTCATGGTGCTAAGTTGTTGAGCACGCTGCGGAGGAAGTCGTCGTCCCAGCCGGCTCGCTTGAGCTTGATGGAGAGGGAGCCGTTCGAGGTGTCCCTGCGCATGACGTCGAGGGCGCGGCGGCGCAGGACCGCGATGTTGCCGGGGCTGTTATCCTTGCGGTTGCGCGCGGCGTCCTCGCGGAAAGAGACATCAAGCTGCCAGTGCAAGGCGTTCTCGATGGCCCAGTGGGCGCGCACGGTGGCCAGCAGAACGTCCGGCGTCGGCATCCACGACAGCGCGAAGTATCGCGTCTCCGAGCTTGTGCCCGTGGCCGTTTCTCGCGTCGCCTCGACCCGACCGAAGGCCTTGAGAGCGGGGAAATCATGATGCTCTGCCAGATCCCTGGCCCCGACTACGACTGCCGTTCGGACCTCCGTCCGACCGTGACCGGCATCTTTGGTGACGGCAGTGGCGTGGCCGTCCTTCACCCTGCCGAAACAGGCCCGTGCATCAGACAGGAGCGAGTCCTGGTTGGCCTTGAGCGCCAGGCACCAGTCGCCGCCGCCGGCGTTGATCGCCGCAACCGTGCGGCGATTGCAGTGGAGCGCATCCGCCGTCACCACCTTACCCTTGAGCGCGATCAACCCGAGCGCCTCGATCGCGGCTTCCAGTTCCGTGCCCCGATCGGCCGGCACGCTGGCCAGGGTCAGGCGCAGCCGCGCCGCGTAGGCCGAGACCATCATCCGCGTCCGCGCGCTCTCGCCCGCGTGCCGGGCGCCGCGCAGGGCCTTGCCGTCGATGGCGATCACATCGCCCTCGCGCAGGAGCGCCGCAACATCGGCCAGCACCCGGCCAAAGGCGGCGTCGAGCGCCTTTGGATCGATCATCCGGAAAACGGCCGAGAAGGTGTCGTGCGACGGAACCGCATGCGTGAGCTTCAGGAAGCCTCTGAAAACGCGTTCCTTCGCACGACCGAAGGCGGCCATTTCGGCGCAGGATGAGGCACCGCACAGCACCGACACAAAGGCGATGACGAGCAACTCGCCAAGGTCATGTCGGATGTTCCCGGCGCGGGGATCGGGAACATCTTCGAAGGCGGTCAGGAACAGATGCATGGCGGCGGGAGGCTCCGAGGGATGGGTCCACTCCCAGAATCCATCAAGCCCTCAGCCGCAAGGGGCGCCGCTCAGATTGCCAAGGTCATATGCGATTCCCCTGACATCGGTGCAGGAACCCAGACGTTCAATTTCGATGCGCTCGTCAATTATACGGGCACCGTGACCTATGCAGATGGCACGACGGCGACCAACGTGACATTGCAGCTTGTCCAGGCCG harbors:
- a CDS encoding ISAs1 family transposase, yielding MHLFLTAFEDVPDPRAGNIRHDLGELLVIAFVSVLCGASSCAEMAAFGRAKERVFRGFLKLTHAVPSHDTFSAVFRMIDPKALDAAFGRVLADVAALLREGDVIAIDGKALRGARHAGESARTRMMVSAYAARLRLTLASVPADRGTELEAAIEALGLIALKGKVVTADALHCNRRTVAAINAGGGDWCLALKANQDSLLSDARACFGRVKDGHATAVTKDAGHGRTEVRTAVVVGARDLAEHHDFPALKAFGRVEATRETATGTSSETRYFALSWMPTPDVLLATVRAHWAIENALHWQLDVSFREDAARNRKDNSPGNIAVLRRRALDVMRRDTSNGSLSIKLKRAGWDDDFLRSVLNNLAP